From a single Mus musculus strain C57BL/6J chromosome 12, GRCm38.p6 C57BL/6J genomic region:
- the Id2 gene encoding DNA-binding protein inhibitor ID-2, with protein MKAFSPVRSVRKNSLSDHSLGISRSKTPVDDPMSLLYNMNDCYSKLKELVPSIPQNKKVTKMEILQHVIDYILDLQIALDSHPTIVSLHHQRPGQNQASRTPLTTLNTDISILSLQASEFPSELMSNDSKVLCG; from the exons ATGAAAGCCTTCAGTCCGGTGAGGTCCGTTAGGAAAAACAGCCTGTCGGACCACAGCTTGGGCATCTCCCGGAGCAAAACCCCGGTGGACGACCCGATGAGTCTGCTCTACAACATGAACGACTGCTACTCCAAGCTCAAGGAACTGGTGCCCAGCATCCCCCAGAACAAGAAGGTGACCAAGATGGAAATCCTGCAGCACGTCATCGATTACATCTTGGACCTGCAGATCGCCCTGGACTCGCATCCCACTATCGTCAGCCTGCATCACCAGAGACCTGGACAGAACCAGGCGTCCAGGACGCCGCTGACCACCCTGAACACGGACATCAGCATCCTGTCCTTGCAG GCATCTGAATTCCCTTCTGAGCTTATGTCGAATGATAGCAAAGTACTCTGTGGCTAA